One segment of Solanum stenotomum isolate F172 chromosome 1, ASM1918654v1, whole genome shotgun sequence DNA contains the following:
- the LOC125863374 gene encoding uncharacterized protein LOC125863374, with the protein MTSSTQGTTSFQDNQVHFSHPHILKLVNPTVHTLTCNACEQQNNNNKPFYGSNSCQYFLHENCLNAPRFLDHSSHPSHPLTLLPVPTYPTRSFLCNSCGSSGNGFSFSCPRCQFDIHVQCASCPSSLLIDKHPHQLELIFGSPYQDKDHIKYVCDVCDAVMNKDNWLYYCADCDFVAHQLNVYVGSRSINPNANSALEMINSVNEISDNFFEYQLASRMATRLGEEMMNSSRPTRTYIYY; encoded by the coding sequence ATGACATCGTCGACCCAAGGAACGACATCGTTTCAAGATAATCAAGTACATTTCAGCCACCCCCACATCTTGAAACTTGTTAATCCAACTGTGCATACTCTCACTTGCAATGCTTGTGAgcaacaaaacaataataacaagcCTTTTTATGGCAGCAACAGTTGCCAATATTTCCTCCACGAAAACTGCCTCAACGCTCCGCGATTTCTCGATCACTCATCTCATCCTTCACACCCTTTAACCCTTCTCCCAGTTCCAACTTACCCGACTCGTTCCTTTCTTTGCAACTCCTGTGGATCTTCTGGCAACGGATTCAGCTTTAGCTGTCCCCGTTGCCAGTTTGATATCCATGTGCAATGTGCCTCTTGTCCGAGTTCATTACTCATCGACAAACACCCACATCAATTGGAGCTCATATTCGGTTCTCCTTACCAAGATAAGGATCATATCAAATACGTTTGTGACGTCTGCGATGCAGTAATGAACAAGGACAATTGGTTGTACTATTGTGCTGATTGTGATTTCGTGGCGCACCAACTTAATGTTTACGTAGGAAGCCGATCAATTAATCCAAATGCAAATTCAGCACTGGAAATGATAAATTCAGTTAATGAGATtagtgataatttttttgaatatcaaCTTGCTAGTCGGATGGCAACACGATTAGGAGAAGAAATGATGAATTCGAGCAGGCCAACACGAACATACATTTACTATTGA